The following coding sequences lie in one Miscanthus floridulus cultivar M001 chromosome 9, ASM1932011v1, whole genome shotgun sequence genomic window:
- the LOC136479417 gene encoding uncharacterized protein, with protein sequence MDRDSGLNILYASTLDRMRIPKSSLRPCKDIFYWIIPGKEAVPLGHIRQNITFGSLDIFRKEPLTFEVVDFPGTYHTLLGRSCFTKFMAVPNYTYLKLKIPGPNRVITIEGSFEQTYYYDQDCNAQAVAISVSCGPNSSGHSARKAPLGEEAKAMALLHRSSLDEAPGATQGYDGSAGPSIQPLDSLEGADPIEVSFDHFLRGKAAVEPSVQ encoded by the coding sequence ATGGACAGggacagcggcctcaacatcctctacgccagcaccctcGATAGGATGAGGATCCCCAAGAGTAGCCTACGTCCATGCAAGGACATATTCTACTGGATCATCCCAGGGAAGGAAGCTGTGCCCCTCGGGCACATCCGGCAGAACATCACGTTCGGGAGTCTGGACATCTTTCGGAAGGAGccgctcaccttcgaggtggtggacttccctgGCACTTACCACACACTGCTCGGACGGTCATGTTTCacaaagttcatggctgtccccaactacacctacttaAAGCTAAAGATTCCCGGTCCGaacagggtcatcaccatcgaaggCAGCTTCGAGCAGACCTACTACTACGACCAAGACTGCAACGCTCAGGCGGTTGCAATATCCGTGTCCTGTGGCCCCAATAGCTCCGGCCACAGCGCAAGAAAGGCACCATTAGGAGAGGAGGCCAAGGCGATGGCGTTGCTCCATCGATCGAGCCTCGACGAGGCCCCTGGCGCTACCCAAGGCTACGATGGCTCGGCCGGCCCCTCCATCCAGCCGCTCGACTCCCTAGAAGGAGCTGACCCGATCGAGGTGAGTTTCGACCATTTCCTCCGTGGGAAGGCCGCCGTCGAGCCCTCCGTCCAGTAG